A part of Paraburkholderia largidicola genomic DNA contains:
- a CDS encoding IlvD/Edd family dehydratase, translating to MTSDQSERAPRSLRSRRWFDNPSNPGMTALYLERYMNFGITRDELQSGKPIVGIAQTGSDLAPCNRHHIELAKRVRDGIRDAGGIPLEFPVHPIQETGKRPTAALDRNLAYLGLVEVLHGYPLDGVVLTTGCDKTTPACLMAAATVNIPSIVLSGGPMLDGWYQGKLAGSGTVVWEARKELARGELDYATFMEKVASSAPSAGHCNSMGTALSMNSLAEALGMSLPGCASVPAPYRERGWFAFETGKRIVQMIEENLRPSDIMTREAFENAVAVAGAIGASSNCPIHMIAIARHMGVAHSLDDWQRVGADIPLLVDCQPAGRFLGEAFHRAGGVPGVLKELLDAGRLHGEAMTVTGRTLAENLSGVAEPDREVIRAFGAPLKPAGGHVVLGGNLFENAVMKVSVIDARFREHFLSNPDDPDAFEVTAIVFEGPEDYHARIDDPALGIDENSMLVMRNCGPVGYPGGAEVVNMQPPAALIRRGIDTLPTMGDGRQSGTSGSPSILNVSPEAVLGGGLALLKTGDRLRIDLKTRRVDLLVSDEELAVRRAAWSPPALPNQTPWEEIYRSMVGQQGSGACLEPATLFLDIVELRGESRDNH from the coding sequence TTGACATCTGATCAATCCGAACGCGCGCCACGGTCGCTGCGCAGTCGCCGGTGGTTCGACAACCCGTCGAACCCCGGCATGACCGCGCTGTACCTCGAGCGCTACATGAACTTCGGCATTACGCGCGACGAATTGCAGTCCGGCAAGCCGATCGTCGGAATCGCGCAGACGGGCTCCGATCTTGCACCATGCAATCGTCACCACATCGAGCTCGCGAAGCGCGTGCGCGACGGTATCCGCGATGCGGGTGGCATTCCGCTGGAGTTTCCTGTGCATCCGATCCAGGAAACCGGCAAGCGGCCCACGGCGGCACTGGATCGCAATCTCGCCTATCTTGGGCTGGTCGAAGTGCTGCACGGCTATCCGCTAGACGGGGTCGTGCTCACGACAGGCTGCGACAAGACCACGCCCGCCTGCCTGATGGCAGCGGCCACCGTCAACATTCCGTCGATCGTGCTCTCCGGCGGTCCGATGCTCGACGGCTGGTATCAGGGAAAGCTGGCGGGGTCCGGCACCGTCGTATGGGAGGCGCGCAAGGAACTGGCGAGGGGCGAACTCGACTACGCGACGTTCATGGAGAAGGTCGCTTCGTCCGCGCCTTCGGCGGGGCATTGCAATTCGATGGGCACCGCGCTTTCGATGAATTCGCTCGCGGAGGCGCTCGGCATGTCGTTGCCCGGCTGCGCATCGGTGCCTGCGCCGTATCGCGAGCGAGGCTGGTTTGCCTTCGAGACCGGCAAGCGGATCGTGCAGATGATCGAGGAGAACCTGAGGCCGTCAGACATCATGACGCGCGAGGCATTTGAAAATGCGGTAGCCGTCGCGGGGGCGATCGGCGCTTCTTCGAACTGCCCGATCCACATGATTGCAATCGCACGACACATGGGCGTAGCCCATTCGCTCGATGACTGGCAGCGAGTCGGCGCCGATATCCCATTGCTCGTCGATTGCCAACCGGCAGGGCGTTTTCTCGGCGAAGCCTTTCATCGTGCAGGAGGTGTACCAGGCGTGCTGAAGGAGCTTCTCGACGCAGGACGGCTACACGGTGAAGCGATGACTGTCACAGGGCGCACGCTAGCCGAGAATTTGTCCGGTGTTGCCGAGCCGGATCGCGAGGTCATTCGGGCATTCGGCGCGCCGCTCAAGCCTGCCGGCGGTCACGTCGTGCTCGGCGGCAATCTGTTTGAAAACGCGGTGATGAAAGTGAGCGTGATCGACGCGCGCTTTCGCGAGCACTTCCTGTCGAATCCCGACGATCCGGACGCGTTCGAAGTGACGGCGATCGTATTCGAGGGCCCTGAGGACTACCACGCGCGCATCGACGATCCTGCGCTTGGAATCGACGAGAACTCGATGCTGGTCATGCGGAACTGCGGACCGGTCGGTTACCCGGGCGGCGCGGAAGTGGTCAACATGCAGCCGCCCGCCGCGTTGATCCGTCGCGGCATCGACACGCTGCCGACGATGGGCGATGGGCGCCAGAGCGGCACATCGGGCAGTCCGTCGATTCTGAATGTATCGCCGGAAGCGGTGTTGGGCGGCGGGCTGGCGTTGCTGAAAACGGGCGACCGGCTGCGCATCGACCTGAAGACGCGTCGCGTCGATCTGCTGGTATCCGATGAAGAACTCGCTGTCCGGCGGGCTGCATGGTCGCCGCCAGCGTTGCCGAACCAGACGCCGTGGGAGGAGATCTATCGAAGCATGGTAGGCCAGCAAGGCAGCGGCGCATGTCTCGAACCGGCGACGTTGTTTCTCGACATCGTCGAGCTGCGCGGCGAATCGCGGGACAACCATTGA
- a CDS encoding aspartate aminotransferase family protein, with protein sequence MSIDNVLAPQPNVAELTRAASLAADAFAKSNPKSEAAHLEALSVMPGGNTRSVLFYPPFPLTIARGEGKRLWDVDGHAYTDFLAEYTTAMYGHSHPVIRAAIVEALDNGLNLTGHNTLEVPLARLMQERFGSVESLRFTNSGTESNLMAIAASLIFTGRKKVIAFKGGYHGGVLTFGSGNSAVNVPHDFIVAPYNNLQSIEAIFAAHADDIAAVIVEPMQVAGGCIVGEPEFLEGLRDLTQRHGALLIFDEVVTSRLSGGGRQALLGIRPDLTTFGKYIGGGMSFGAFGGRQDVMSQFDPRLPGATPHAGTFNNNVLSMAAGYAGLSRLYTPGAAAALNEKGERLRARLNGLCRERNVAMQFTGIGSLMNLHAGLQPIHSVDDLGDAETPLKDLFFLHMIERGCYVARRGFIVLTLAHEEGDLQRLEEAVASFVDRYEPLLHA encoded by the coding sequence ATGTCGATAGATAACGTATTGGCTCCGCAGCCGAATGTGGCCGAACTCACGCGCGCGGCTTCACTCGCCGCGGATGCGTTCGCGAAGTCGAATCCGAAAAGTGAAGCGGCGCATCTTGAAGCACTCTCGGTAATGCCGGGTGGCAATACCCGTTCCGTGCTGTTCTATCCGCCGTTCCCACTCACGATTGCGCGTGGCGAGGGCAAGCGGTTGTGGGACGTAGACGGTCACGCGTACACGGATTTTCTCGCCGAGTATACGACGGCGATGTATGGCCATAGTCATCCCGTGATTCGCGCAGCGATTGTCGAGGCACTCGATAACGGACTGAATCTGACAGGCCACAACACGCTGGAAGTACCGCTTGCGCGCCTGATGCAGGAACGTTTCGGTTCCGTCGAGTCGCTGCGCTTCACAAACTCGGGTACCGAGTCGAATCTGATGGCCATCGCGGCATCGCTCATCTTCACGGGACGCAAGAAGGTCATTGCCTTCAAGGGTGGCTATCACGGCGGCGTCCTGACGTTCGGCAGCGGCAACAGCGCGGTCAATGTGCCGCATGATTTCATCGTCGCGCCATACAACAATCTGCAAAGTATCGAAGCAATCTTTGCTGCGCATGCGGATGATATCGCCGCAGTCATCGTGGAGCCGATGCAGGTCGCGGGTGGATGTATCGTCGGCGAGCCTGAATTTCTGGAAGGATTGCGGGATCTGACGCAGCGTCATGGCGCATTGCTGATCTTCGACGAAGTGGTGACGTCGCGCCTGTCGGGCGGTGGACGGCAGGCCTTGCTCGGCATCCGTCCCGACCTCACGACGTTTGGCAAGTACATCGGCGGCGGCATGTCGTTCGGCGCATTTGGCGGCCGTCAGGACGTGATGTCACAGTTCGATCCGCGCTTGCCGGGTGCAACCCCGCACGCGGGTACCTTCAACAACAATGTGCTGTCGATGGCGGCGGGATACGCGGGGCTCTCGCGTCTTTATACGCCGGGCGCTGCCGCTGCACTCAACGAAAAGGGCGAGCGGCTGCGCGCGCGGCTCAACGGCCTGTGCCGCGAGCGCAATGTCGCGATGCAGTTCACGGGCATCGGATCGCTGATGAATCTTCATGCGGGTCTTCAGCCAATCCATTCCGTCGACGACCTCGGCGATGCCGAAACGCCGCTCAAAGATCTGTTCTTCTTACACATGATCGAACGCGGATGCTATGTCGCGCGTCGCGGCTTCATCGTGCTGACGCTGGCGCACGAAGAAGGCGATCTGCAACGTCTCGAAGAAGCGGTTGCGTCGTTCGTCGATCGTTACGAGCCGCTGCTGCACGCCTGA
- a CDS encoding branched-chain amino acid ABC transporter substrate-binding protein gives MRIPAMKTLVVCLSVAFASATVHADTLVKIGVAGPLTGSQAASGKDNERGARLAVDDLNAKHMTLNGQTLKFELISVDDQSDPKAGVTVAQKLVDSGVLAVIGHWNSGVTIPASKIYNDAKVIMITPAASNPALTVPGYPYVFRLTTDDNVLGGKMADYAANTLHLKRVAVIDDRTAYGSGVADVFVTTAKKLGIDIVAREYSTDHTVDFKAVLSKVKLEKPQGIFYGGYYGQAAYLARQMRDLAVNAVLMGGDGLCVGEFPRLADGALDRKMYCPQGGVPLAALPDGKRFETRFKAAYGVDPDQKGPSFYAATMMIGDAISAAQSLSPEALDKTLHQSAFNTLFGVVRFDQRGEWVKAPMTVYWSAGGSIVPVE, from the coding sequence ATGCGCATTCCTGCAATGAAGACGCTTGTGGTTTGCTTGAGCGTTGCGTTCGCGTCCGCGACGGTTCATGCGGACACGCTCGTGAAGATCGGTGTCGCCGGTCCGCTGACGGGTTCGCAAGCTGCGAGCGGCAAGGACAATGAACGGGGCGCCAGACTCGCCGTCGATGACCTCAACGCAAAGCACATGACGTTGAATGGCCAGACGCTCAAATTCGAATTGATCTCTGTGGATGATCAATCGGACCCCAAAGCAGGCGTGACCGTCGCGCAGAAACTCGTGGATAGTGGCGTGCTCGCGGTGATCGGACACTGGAACTCGGGCGTGACGATTCCCGCGTCGAAGATCTACAACGACGCCAAGGTCATCATGATCACGCCTGCAGCGTCGAATCCTGCATTGACGGTACCCGGCTATCCCTACGTGTTCCGTCTGACGACCGACGACAACGTGCTCGGCGGGAAAATGGCCGATTACGCGGCGAACACGCTGCATCTGAAGCGCGTCGCTGTGATCGACGATCGCACCGCATATGGTTCGGGCGTAGCGGATGTGTTTGTCACGACGGCGAAGAAACTCGGCATCGATATCGTCGCGCGCGAATATTCGACGGACCACACGGTCGATTTCAAAGCGGTGCTGTCGAAAGTCAAACTCGAAAAGCCGCAGGGCATTTTCTACGGCGGCTATTACGGACAGGCGGCCTATCTGGCCCGGCAGATGCGTGACCTCGCGGTCAACGCGGTATTGATGGGTGGCGACGGGCTTTGCGTCGGTGAATTTCCGCGGCTCGCGGACGGTGCGCTCGACAGAAAGATGTACTGTCCGCAAGGCGGTGTGCCGCTTGCCGCGTTGCCCGATGGAAAGCGCTTCGAAACCCGCTTCAAGGCGGCATATGGTGTCGATCCCGATCAGAAGGGGCCGTCCTTCTATGCCGCCACGATGATGATCGGCGACGCGATCTCGGCGGCTCAGTCGCTATCGCCGGAAGCGCTCGACAAGACGCTTCACCAATCGGCCTTCAACACGCTTTTCGGCGTAGTGCGCTTCGATCAGCGTGGCGAATGGGTCAAGGCGCCGATGACCGTGTACTGGTCAGCGGGCGGTTCGATTGTGCCTGTCGAATGA
- a CDS encoding HAD family hydrolase — MKPKALTFDYFGTLVDVTTGGIRGMEAVLQHVGLASAHSATDVYHDWDKRTVQGYRSSAYRRYRDVAQDALTNCLEALTKGSTDGEDMAALTELLLTHLVESSPPFDDAVAFLDWARDEFVLMPITNMDTDLWRRSRLADYFPQVTTAEMARAYKPSETIFKTGLATLGLRADEIFHCSIGTWADIDGAKPLGIKVAWINRGAEQLGDFQARPDYEFATLEPVRGVLEHLINR, encoded by the coding sequence ATGAAACCCAAAGCGCTAACTTTCGACTACTTCGGTACGCTCGTCGACGTGACAACAGGCGGCATTCGCGGCATGGAAGCCGTGTTGCAGCATGTCGGGCTCGCGTCGGCGCACTCCGCCACCGACGTCTATCACGACTGGGACAAGCGCACCGTACAGGGGTACAGGAGCAGCGCGTACCGGCGCTATCGGGACGTCGCGCAAGATGCACTCACGAACTGTCTCGAGGCATTAACCAAAGGCAGCACCGATGGCGAGGACATGGCCGCGTTGACTGAACTGCTGCTGACGCATCTGGTCGAGTCATCTCCGCCTTTCGATGACGCTGTCGCATTTCTCGATTGGGCGCGTGACGAGTTCGTGCTGATGCCTATCACGAACATGGACACTGACCTGTGGCGTCGCAGCCGTCTTGCTGACTATTTTCCGCAAGTGACGACGGCGGAAATGGCGCGCGCGTATAAACCCTCGGAAACGATCTTCAAAACGGGACTCGCCACGCTTGGCCTGCGTGCCGACGAAATCTTCCATTGCTCGATCGGCACGTGGGCCGATATCGACGGTGCGAAACCGCTTGGTATCAAGGTCGCGTGGATCAATCGTGGCGCAGAGCAACTGGGTGATTTCCAGGCACGCCCGGACTACGAGTTCGCCACGCTCGAACCCGTTCGGGGCGTTCTCGAACATCTCATCAATCGGTGA
- a CDS encoding TetR/AcrR family transcriptional regulator, protein MSRKEESAAPVPEKKRRGRSARDQGLSRERVVEAALALIDAKGYASFSLRDVARELGVYPTAIYWHVPSRDELLVEVIAVALGDLVPPALPAARWRDWLKELFNRYRNAVARHPNIAPLLGSQIISNASMNPVMVEAVLQTLLTAGFRPEDLIHVYNTVITAMVGFVTLEFASHGADERDAWEGKLRTRFEELDPNAFPVLTSNVKRLSNQAFIVRWKGGTNPSLKQSHERYIDVVLDGLQRQLPGT, encoded by the coding sequence TTGAGCAGAAAGGAAGAATCGGCGGCGCCTGTGCCTGAAAAGAAGCGACGTGGCCGGTCCGCAAGGGATCAGGGACTGTCGAGGGAACGTGTCGTCGAGGCAGCCCTCGCATTGATCGATGCCAAAGGCTATGCGTCGTTCAGCCTGCGCGACGTCGCGAGAGAGCTGGGTGTCTATCCGACGGCAATCTACTGGCACGTCCCGAGCCGCGACGAACTCCTCGTCGAGGTGATCGCAGTGGCACTAGGCGACCTCGTTCCCCCGGCACTGCCTGCCGCACGCTGGCGTGACTGGTTGAAAGAACTGTTCAATCGTTATCGCAATGCGGTGGCGCGACATCCGAACATCGCGCCGTTGCTGGGTTCCCAGATCATCTCGAACGCCAGTATGAATCCCGTGATGGTGGAGGCTGTTCTCCAGACCTTGCTGACTGCGGGTTTCAGGCCGGAAGACCTGATTCACGTCTACAACACGGTAATTACGGCGATGGTCGGATTTGTGACGCTGGAATTTGCAAGCCACGGCGCTGATGAACGTGACGCATGGGAAGGCAAGTTGCGCACGCGATTCGAAGAACTGGATCCGAACGCCTTTCCAGTATTGACGTCGAACGTGAAGCGGCTTTCGAATCAGGCATTCATCGTGCGATGGAAGGGTGGCACCAATCCATCGCTCAAGCAGAGCCATGAGCGTTATATCGATGTGGTGCTAGATGGACTTCAGCGGCAGTTGCCAGGCACATGA
- a CDS encoding dihydrofolate reductase family protein has product MKPHIVVHMMSSLDGRSLTDGWQLKFVFKLYEDTAATFGAQGWICGRVTMQEVSHGDDYPKGLAKGPIPRTHHFVERNAAQYAISIDPHGRVAWKSNTALNSHVVEVVTEGVADDYLAYLQSIGVSYMFGGKSEIDLKNVVQTLATELSVTKLIVEGGSRISGAFVNEGLVDEVSVLIIPLVDGRSEHPSSFEVPMEKWRAPAYLNLTSIEKLERGAVWLRYTTS; this is encoded by the coding sequence ATGAAACCTCATATCGTCGTCCACATGATGTCGTCACTAGACGGTCGCAGTCTGACTGACGGCTGGCAACTCAAGTTTGTCTTCAAGCTTTACGAAGACACTGCAGCCACCTTCGGTGCGCAGGGCTGGATCTGCGGTCGCGTCACGATGCAGGAGGTGTCGCACGGCGACGATTATCCAAAAGGGCTCGCGAAAGGGCCGATCCCGCGCACCCATCATTTTGTGGAGCGCAACGCCGCTCAATACGCCATTTCTATCGATCCTCATGGGCGCGTCGCGTGGAAGAGCAATACGGCGCTCAATTCGCATGTCGTCGAAGTCGTGACGGAAGGCGTGGCCGACGATTATCTGGCCTATCTCCAGTCCATCGGCGTGTCATACATGTTCGGCGGCAAGAGCGAAATCGATCTGAAGAACGTGGTGCAAACCTTGGCAACTGAGTTGAGCGTCACGAAGCTGATCGTCGAAGGCGGTTCGCGTATCAGCGGCGCTTTCGTGAACGAAGGCCTCGTCGACGAGGTGAGCGTCCTGATCATCCCGCTCGTGGACGGTCGCAGCGAGCATCCTTCATCGTTCGAAGTGCCCATGGAGAAGTGGCGCGCGCCCGCGTACCTGAATCTGACGTCGATCGAAAAGCTGGAGCGTGGCGCGGTGTGGTTGCGTTATACCACCTCATAG
- a CDS encoding ester cyclase, translating into MTDTANESAVRSTIDVFYQAFAAKDIDLLRTVVTDDWEYIPEPPGVKHGPDQMIPAFERMARSIPDMKITILDLLIHGNRVGVRADVSGTQAGELFGVPATSKPIRFAVHSFHELRGNLIAKTWHIEDWFSAFRQIGTLPASMDQH; encoded by the coding sequence ATGACTGACACGGCGAATGAAAGCGCGGTCCGTTCGACGATAGACGTGTTCTATCAGGCCTTCGCTGCGAAGGACATCGATCTGCTGCGGACGGTCGTAACCGACGACTGGGAATATATTCCCGAGCCGCCCGGCGTGAAGCATGGTCCTGATCAAATGATTCCGGCCTTCGAACGCATGGCCAGATCGATTCCCGACATGAAGATTACAATTCTCGATCTGCTGATCCACGGGAATCGCGTGGGCGTTCGGGCGGACGTCAGCGGCACCCAGGCTGGCGAACTTTTCGGCGTTCCTGCTACGTCGAAGCCGATCAGATTTGCGGTTCATTCATTCCATGAATTGCGCGGAAATCTGATCGCCAAAACATGGCATATCGAAGACTGGTTTTCCGCCTTCCGACAGATCGGAACCTTGCCGGCAAGCATGGACCAGCACTGA